A DNA window from Pyrus communis chromosome 3, drPyrComm1.1, whole genome shotgun sequence contains the following coding sequences:
- the LOC137727924 gene encoding monosaccharide-sensing protein 2-like translates to MSGAVLVAVAAAIGNLLQGWDNATIAASVLYIKREFNLESEPAMEGLIVAMSLIGATVVTFCSGAVADWLGRRPTLIVSSVLYFLSGLVMLWSPNVYILLLARLLDGFGIGLAVTLVPLYISETAPPEIRGSLNTLPQFLGSGGMFLSYCMVFGMSLTESASWRLMLGILSIPSLVYIILTVFFLPESPRWLVSKGRMLEAKQVLQRLRGREDVAGEMALLVEGLGVGGETYFEEYIIGPADDSADDHDLSAEKDEIRLYGPEQGQSWVAKPVTRQSTLGLVSRHASMVNQSGLVDPLVSLFGSIHEKLPDTGSKGSMLFPHFGSMFSVGGNQLRHEEWDEESVAREGEGYASDAAGGDSDDNLQSPLISRQTTSIEKNVGPPPQGSLAGMRNGSLIGGEGASSTDIGGGWQLAWKWSEREGQDGHKEGGFKRIYLHQEGVPASRHGSIVSIPGGDAPNDGEFIQAAALVSESALYSRELMNQHPVGPAMVNPAATSAKGPSWSDLFEPGVKHALAVGVGMQILQQFSGISGVLYYTPQILEQAGVGILLSNLGISSASSSLLISAVTTLLMLPSIAIAMRLMDIAGRRSLLLGTIPVLIVSLVILVLGSLVNMGSVVNASVSTVSVVLYFCFFVMGFGPIPNILCAEIFPTRVRGLCIAICALTFWIGDIIVTYSLPVMLKSVGLAGVFGMYAVVSVIAFIFIFLKVPETKGMPLEVITEFFSVGAKQASAAKSN, encoded by the exons ATGAGTGGAGCTGTTCTCGTTGCCGTTGCTGCTGCAATTGGTAACCTGTTGCAGGGATGGGACAACGCTACTATCGCAG CTTCTGTTTTGTACATAAAGAGGGAATTCAACTTGGAAAGCGAACCAGCTATGGAAGGGCTGATCGTGGCCATGTCGCTTATCGGGGCAACTGTGGTTACATTTTGTTCTGGAGCTGTAGCAGACTGGCTAGGCCGCCGTCCTACGCTGATAGTCTCTTCTGTCCTTTACTTTCTTAGTGGTCTTGTAATGCTGTGGTCTCCCAATGTTTATATCCTTCTCTTGGCACGgcttttggatggatttggaaTCGGTTTGGCGGTTACCTTGGTTCCGCTTTATATATCTGAGACAGCCCCGCCTGAAATAAGGGGATCGTTGAATACCCTTCCGCAGTTTCTTGGCTCTGGTGGGATGTTCTTGTCATATTGCATGGTTTTTGGGATGTCGTTGACAGAGTCCGCAAGTTGGAGGTTGATGCTTGGGATTCTCTCTATTCCTTCTCTTGTTTATATTATATTGACTGTGTTCTTCTTGCCTGAGTCTCCACGATGGCTTGTGAGTAAGGGACGGATGCTTGAGGCTAAGCAAGTTTTGCAGAGGCTACGTGGCAGAGAAGATGTCGCTG GTGAGATGGCTTTACTTGTTGAGGGTCTTGGAGTTGGGGGTGAAACGTATTTTGAGGAGTACATAATTGGCCCAGCAGACGACTCCGCTGATGACCACGATTTATCTGCTGAAAAGGATGAAATCAGATTATATGGGCCTGAACAAGGACAATCCTGGGTTGCCAAACCTGTCACCAGGCAAAGCACTCTTGGACTTGTGTCTCGACATGCAAGCATGGTAAATCAAAGTGGGCTTGTTGATCCTCTGGTCTCGCTCTTTGGCAGTATACATGAGAAGCTCCCCGACACAGGAAGCAAGGGAAGTATGCTTTTTCCGCACTTTGGCAGCATGTTCAGCGTGGGAGGGAATCAGCTTAGACATGAAGAGTGGGACGAGGAGAGTGTTGCCAGAGAAGGAGAGGGTTACGCATCTGATGCAGCCGGTGGTGATTCCGATGACAATTTGCAGAGTCCATTGATCTCGCGTCAGACAACAAGCATTGAAAAGAACGTGGGCCCACCTCCCCAGGGAAGCCTTGCTGGCATGAGAAACGGCAGTCTCATTGGTGGAGAGGGAGCTAGTAGCACCGATATTGGTGGCGGTTGGCAGCTGGCGTGGAAATGGTCTGAGAGAGAAGGCCAAGATGGACACAAGGAAGGAGGGTTTAAAAGAATTTATTTGCACCAGGAGGGTGTCCCTGCATCTCGCCATGGATCTATTGTTTCGATACCTGGTGGCGATGCACCGAACGACGGTGAGTTCATCCAGGCTGCTGCTTTGGTGAGTGAATCGGCTCTGTACTCACGTGAACTTATGAATCAGCATCCAGTTGGACCGGCAATGGTTAACCCAGCTGCAACTTCTGCAAAAGGGCCAAGTTGGAGTGATCTTTTTGAACCCGGAGTGAAGCATGCCTTGGCTGTTGGGGTGGGAATGCAGATACTTCAGCAG TTTTCCGGTATAAGTGGGGTTCTCTACTACACGCCTCAAATTCTTGAGCAGGCGGGCGTTGGCATCCTTCTTTCGAACTTGGGCATTAGTTCAGCTTCTTCGTCTCTGCTTATCAGTGCAGTGACAACCTTGCTGATGCTTCCTAGTATAGCCATTGCCATGAGGCTCATGGATATAGCAGGCAGAag GAGCTTGCTGCTCGGCACAATCCCTGTCTTGATAGTGTCTCTCGTCATCCTAGTCCTCGGAAGTCTTGTGAATATGGGCAGTGTTGTAAATGCATCAGTTTCGACTGTCAGCGTTGTGCTCtacttctgtttctttgttatGGGGTTTGGTCCAATCCCCAACATACTCTGTGCAGAAATCTTCCCCACCAGAGTTCGAGGCCTCTGCATTGCCATCTGCGCCCTCACGTTTTGGATTGGCGACATCATTGTCACCTATTCACTTCCAGTGATGCTCAAATCTGTTGGCCTTGCTGGTGTCTTTGGCATGTATGCAGTTGTGTCCGTCATAGCGtttatcttcattttcttgaaaGTTCCGGAGACCAAAGGTATGCCCCTTGAAGTGATTACCGAGTTTTTCTCTGTTGGTGCGAAGCAGGCTTCAGCTGCCAAGAGCAATTAA
- the LOC137728311 gene encoding glutamate receptor 3.2-like codes for MLTVQQLSSPVTGIDNLITSTEPIGFQIGSFAQSYLVEQLNIPKSRLVPLGSPEAYATALKDKTVAAVVDERAYIELFLSENCKFSIRGSEFTKSGWGFAFPRDSPLAIDMSTATLTLSENGDLQRIYNKWLSRKICASETSNIVSDQLQLQSFWGLFLIAGAVYFIALLIHLFSMLRQFKRHTPKAEDQSEPSCHGNINSRSTLTHLLTFLSFVDKKRDEIKEK; via the exons ATGCTCACAGTACAACAATTATCATCCCCCGTCACCGGCATCGATAACTTGATAACTAGCACAGAACCTATAGGATTCCAAATCGGATCTTTTGCTCAGAGCTATTTGGTTGAGCAGCTCAACATCCCTAAGTCTAGACTAGTTCCTCTCGGCTCGCCAGAAGCTTATGCAACCGCGCTTAAGGACAAAACTGTTGCTGCTGTGGTTGATGAAAGAGCATACATAGAACTCTTCCTCTCAGAAAATTGCAAGTTCTCAATTAGGGGGTCGGAGTTCACCAAAAGTGGGTGGGGATTT GCATTTCCAAGAGACTCTCCTTTGGCAATTGACATGTCAACTGCCACACTCACTCTCTCTGAGAATGGTGATCTCCAGAGAATTTATAACAAATGGCTCTCCAGAAAGATTTGTGCTTCAGAGACCTCCAACATCGTGTCGGACCAGCTTCAACTACAAAGCTTTTGGGGGCTATTCCTTATCGCGGGCGCTGTATATTTTATTGCTCTACTCATTCACTTGTTCTCCATGTTACGCCAGTTCAAACGACATACCCCCAAAGCTGAAGATCAGTCTGAGCCTTCGTGCCACGGAAACATCAACTCTCGTTCTACCTTAACACATCTCCTCACGTTCTTGTCCTTCGTGGACAAAAAGAGGGACGAAATCAAAGAGAAGTAA
- the LOC137727925 gene encoding homoserine kinase gives MAICHQSPFKLFAAIPSPSSKPKPLHLRCNLSLPSRPPLTSTEPEPVFTSVKAFAPATVANLGPGFDFLGCAVDGLGDFVSLTLDPQVSPGEISISEISGDHNSKKLSKNPLWNCAGIAAIEVMKMLGVRSVGLSLTLEKGLPLGSGLGSSAASAAAAAVAVNEIFGGKLGIEELVIAGLKSEEKVSGYHADNIAPAIMGGFVLIRSYEPLDLIPLIFPDGKELFFVLATPEFEAPTKKMRAALPAEVGMAHHVWNSSQAGALVAAVLQGDLPGLGRALSSDKIVEPRRAPLIPGMDAVKKAAIEAGAFGCTISGAGPTAVAVTDDPEKGKVIGEKMVAAFLKEGKLKAAASVSRLDRVGARLVSTIPR, from the coding sequence ATGGCGATCTGCCACCAATCTCCGTTCAAGCTCTTCGCCGCAATCCCATCACCATCGTCGAAGCCCAAACCCCTCCACCTCCGCTGCAACCTCTCCCTCCCCTCCAGACCCCCCCTCACCTCCACCGAGCCCGAACCCGTCTTCACCTCCGTCAAGGCCTTCGCTCCCGCCACCGTCGCCAATCTCGGCCCCGGATTCGACTTCTTGGGCTGCGCAGTCGACGGCCTCGGCGACTTCGTCTCTCTCACCCTCGACCCCCAGGTATCGCCGGGCGAGATCTCCATTTCCGAGATCTCCGGTGACCACAACTCCAAGAAGCTCAGCAAGAACCCTCTCTGGAACTGCGCCGGAATCGCCGCCATCGAAGTCATGAAGATGCTCGGAGTCCGATCGGTGGGCCTTTCGCTCACTCTGGAAAAGGGCTTGCCTTTAGGCTCGGGGCTCGGATCCAGTGCGGCGAGCGCGGCCGCCGCGGCTGTTGCGGTCAACGAGATTTTTGGCGGGAAATTGGGTATAGAGGAATTGGTGATCGCGGGGCTGAAATCGGAGGAGAAGGTTTCCGGTTACCACGCTGATAACATAGCTCCGGCTATTATGGGCGGGTTCGTATTGATTCGGAGCTAtgaaccgttggatttgatTCCGCTGATCTTTCCAGATGGTAAAGAATTGTTTTTTGTGTTGGCTACGCCGGAGTTTGAAGCTCCGACGAAGAAGATGAGGGCGGCGCTGCCTGCGGAGGTGGGGATGGCCCATCATGTCTGGAATTCGAGCCAGGCCGGGGCCCTTGTTGCGGCAGTGTTGCAGGGGGACTTGCCCGGGCTCGGCAGGGCTTTGTCGAGCGATAAGATCGTGGAGCCGCGGCGAGCCCCGCTGATTCCCGGTATGGACGCTGTAAAAAAGGCAGCAATCGAGGCCGGGGCATTCGGGTGCACCATTAGCGGGGCAGGGCCCACTGCCGTGGCGGTCACGGATGATCCCGAGAAGGGAAAGGTGATCGGAGAAAAAATGGTGGCGGCCTTTCTAAAGGAGGGAAAGTTGAAGGCCGCGGCGAGTGTGAGTAGACTCGACCGGGTTGGTGCCAGACTTGTCAGCACCATTCCAAGATAA
- the LOC137728973 gene encoding probable protein phosphatase 2C 27 — protein sequence MVWKKMAAGTDYPHPLSMLDGSLRKENVIVTRDEKSSTFENLKQPSVGKPPRHLSAIRYCVSTAQLAPAAEVELDIEIVNSKSPSNSNSAFVPVFRSGSCSEIGSKPFMEDEHICIDNILDHLGSTENFTSPGAFYGVFDGHGGTDAASFIRENILRFIVEDPDFPFCTKKAIKSAFLNADLAFADTGSLDSSSGTTVLTALISGRTMLIANAGDCRAVLGRRGRAVELSKDHKPNCASERIRIEKLGGMVYDGYLNGQLSVARALGDWHMKGSKGSLCPLSAEPELEETILSEEDEFLILGCDGLWDVMSSQCAVTIARKELMIHNDPERCSRELVREALKRNTCDNLTVVVVCFSPDPPPLLEIPKLKFKRSISTEGLNLLQEELDGKS from the exons ATGGTTTGGAAGAAAATGGCTGCAGGCACTGATTATCCACATCCGCTCTCCATGTTGGATGGCAGTTTGAGAAAGGAGAACGTTATTGTTACAAGAGACGAGAAATCAAGTACTTTTGAGAACTTAAAGCAACCGAGTGTTGGCAAACCTCCTCGGCACCTCTCAGCTATTAGGTATTGCGTGAGCACTGCCCAGTTGGCTCCTGCAGCTGAAGTG GAGTTGGATATTGAGATTGTTAATTCAAAGTCCCCATCAAATAGTAACTCAGCTTTTGTACCTGTTTTTCGCTCTGGAAGCTGCTCTGAGATTGGATCAAAACCATTTATGGAGGATGAGCATATCTGTATAGACAATATACTTGATCATCTAGGTTCAACTGAGAACTTCACTTCTCCAGGAGCATTCTACGGG GTTTTTGATGGCCATGGTGGTACTGATGCAGCTTCTTTTATTAGAGAGAACATTTTAAGGTTTATAGTTGAGGACCCGGATTTTCCCTTCTGTACTAAGAAGGCTATTAAGAGTGCTTTCCTAAACGCTGACCTTGCTTTTGCTGATACCGGTAGTCTTGATAGTTCTTCCGGTACCACTGTACTTACTGCCCTCATTTCTGGAAG GACGATGTTAATTGCAAATGCTGGGGATTGCCGAGCTGTGCTGGGAAGAAGAGGTAGGGCAGTGGAGCTTTCCAAAGACCATAAACCCAATTGCGCCTCAGAAAGAATAAGAATTGAGAAACTGGGAGGTATGGTGTACGATGGCTACCTCAATGGTCAATTATCGGTTGCACGAGCTCTTGGGGACTGGCACATGAAAGGCTCTAAAGGTTCCTTGTGTCCCTTGAGCGCAGAGCCGGAGCTTGAGGAGACGATTCTGAGCGAGGAAGACGAATTCCTGATCCTAGGCTGTGACGGGCTGTGGGATGTGATGAGCAGCCAGTGTGCAGTCACAATCGCAAGGAAAGAACTAATGATTCACAATGATCCCGAGAGATGCTCAAGAGAGCTGGTTCGGGAGGCACTCAAGCGCAACACGTGCGATAACCTGACGGTGGTTGTGGTATGCTTCTCGCCAGATCCACCCCCGTTGCTTGAGATCCCAAAGTTAAAATTCAAGAGGAGTATATCGACGGAAGGCCTGAACCTTCTGCAGGAGGAACTAGATGGTAAATCATGA